The Niabella beijingensis genomic interval TGATGGTGGGTATTTTTCTCCTTTATTTAAAAGACAGTACTGCAAACGGAGGCGTTGGATTTACCCCTCAAAAAGCTGCGGATCTGGTAGGCACTTATATCGCTATGGTTTATTTGACGCCTTTCATAGGCGGACTTATAGCCGATCGCTACCTGGGATACCGGAAAGCGATCATCCTGGGCGGGATCCTTCTGGCAGCAGGCTATTTTTGCCTGGCCATTCCAGGAGACAAGGCCTTGTTTGTTTCGTTGCCATTACTGATGATCGGTAATGGTTTTTTTAAGCCCAATATCAGCACGTTACTGGGTAATATTTATAACCGGGAAGACCTGAAACCCAAAAAGGATGTTGCCTATAATATCTTTTATATGGGCGTGAATGTCGGTGCCTTTATCTGCAACTTCGTAGCCGCATACATGCGTAACTATTACGGGTGGGGCTTTGCTTTTGCCGCGGCCGGCGTGGGTATGGTGATCTCCGTTATATGGTTTATTGCCGGCCTGAAACATGTAAAAGACGGTGATATTAAAAAGACCGTGGAAAAAGATGATATACCGATGAGCAGCATTCTGCTACAGGTATTCCTTCCTGCCATCCTTACCGGTATCCTTGGCTGGTTTATCAAGACGATGACCGGGCATACGATTTTTGGTTCACAGTCGAACGACGCCTTTATGTTTGCCTGCCTCCCAATCATCATATTCTTTGCCACCTTATACATCAAAGCAAATAAAAATGATAAAAGAAGCCTGGGGGCGCTGTTCACCTTCTTTATAGGGGCTTTTGTTTTCTGGGTGATCTATAACCAGAACAGCACCGGGCTTACCATATGGGCCGACCAGTATACTTCACGGGAGATGCCCGCCTATCTGGAAAATGCGGCCCGGCCGTTCGGGATGCTGGAGACCGTTTCAACAACACCGCACGAAGTGGCCAGCGTAGACAGCCTGCTGCGTACGCAATCAGATGCGAAAGGAAATGCACTTACCACGACAGGACCGGATCTTTACTTCAATAATTTACCCAAAGATCAGTGGCCGCCCTCCGGCAAAATGAACCTGCTGTCAACCGAGATCTTTCAATCGATCAACCCTTTCTTTATAGTGGTGTTCACTCCCCTGATCATCGGCCTTCTGGGGTGGCTGGCGCGACGCAAGCGGGCGCCCAATACTCCCGTAAAAGCGGGCCTCGGCACCTGGATCGCAGGACTATCGGCCTTGCTGATGGTATTTGCAGCAATGAGCACCAATATTTATCATGATAAGACATCCGCCTGGTGGGTGGTGGGTACCTATGCCATCTTTACGATCGGGGAGCTATTTGTGAGTCCGGTTGGCCTGTCTATGGTTTCCAAACTTGCGCCCGCCCGCGTTACCTCACTGATGATGGGCTGCTGGTTTATTATCATTTCCATGAGTGGAAAAGTGGCCGGATTGATGGCTACTTTCTGGGATAGCTTTGAAAACAAAAGTAATTACTTTTTAATATTGGTGGTGGGTGCCCTGGTTGCCGGCATCATCATCTTTATATTAAGCAAACGGATCGCACAGGTGATCAAAGACAAAACAGGAAGCATCTAAGCAAAATTATATTATCAGCACAAAAAATCACGCAACGTCATTTATTGCGTGATTTTTCATTTTATAAACGATCATTTGTTACTTTCGCCCCTGAAACAATCTGTCATGTGGAAAAGACATCCCCGGGCATTGCCTTTTTTATTTTTCAGCGAGATGTGGGAGCGTTTCGGCTTCTACCTGTTGCTGGGTATTTTTACTTTTTATCTTAAAGACAGCGCCGGAGGATTCGGTATGGATGAAAAGGAATCGGCTTCTTTATATGGAACCTTTATTGCACTTATCTATTTTACTCCCTTTTTAGGGGGAATGCTGGCCGACCGGAAAATCGGGTATTGCAATTCTATAATCGTGGGCGGATTGCTGATGAGTGTGGGCTATTGCCTGATGAGCATCCGTTCCCTGCCAATGCTTTACCTGTCTATGAGCCTGATCATCATTGGCAACGGCTTTTTCAAACCCAATATTTCCACGCTGCTCGGTAATGTATACTCCACACCCCAATACCAGGATAAAAAAGATGAAGGCTATAACATTTTTTATATGGGTATCAACCTGGGCGCTTTTATCTGTAATTTTTTCGGAGCGGCCCTCTATACCACCATTGGCTGGGGCGCTGCCTTTATTGCCGCAGGAGTGGGTATGTTCCTGGGAGTGATCATCTTTGTTGCCGGCCTCCGGCATTATAAGACCTTTGATACGCGCAAGCCACTGAAAGAAGGTGATATGTCCATTGCGCGGATATTCAGCATTGTTGTTTTGCCTGCTGTGGCATTCGGTATCATTGGTTATCTTATAAAAGGAGCAGATGGGGCACTTTTTGACAGCAGCAGTACGGATGCCTTTATCTTTGCCTGTTTCCCCGTAGCGGTATTTTTTATCGCATTACTGCTCAGAAGTCCGAAGGAAGAGCGGCGGCCCATGGCGGCCCTGCTGTCCATTTTTGCGGTAGTGATCCTGTTCTGGGCGATCTTTAAGCAGAATGGTTCAGCGCTCAATACCTGGGCCAGCCGGTATACGGAGCGGCACGTGGAAGGCACACAGGGAACCATTCTGAGCTCATTAAAACTCACTGAAACCATTACCTACCGGAAAGATTCTGTTGCGCTGCTCGACAATCAGTTCCGGAAAATAAAAGAGAACGGCAGGGAAGTAAAAGGTATGAACTATCCCTCTTATTTTAAAAACATGGACCTGCAGGAAACGCCGCTGAAAGACGGGGACACGGTTCAGGCCTGGGCACCATCCTTATCACAATCCATCAATCCATTCTGGGTGATCGTGCTCACGCCGCTGCTGGTGGCCCTTTTCACTGCGCTCCGCAGAAAAGGAAAAGAGCCGGCCACCCCCACCAAGATCGCACTGGGACTGCTGATCTCTGCCCTGTCGGTGCTGGTAATGGTCCTTGCTGTAAAGGCAGGCAACAACGGCGCGGAAAAAGTAAGCATCTGGTGGCTCGTAGCCAGCTATGGTGTGATCACCATCGGCGAGCTGTTCCTCAGTCCGATGGGATTATCGCTTGTCTCAAAGCTGAGCCCCGTTCGGATCACCTCACTGATGATGGGCGGCTGGTTCCTGGCCATATCGATCGGGAACAAACTCAGCGGCATTCTTTCCAGTAAATGGGATGAGTATACCAATAAAGAAAGCTACTTTTGGCTAAATTTCGTATTGCTTTTTGGTGCGGCCCTGTTTCTTTTTGCTATTTTGAAATGGCTGAACAAAGTTATGAGGGAAAAAGGCGTCGCATAAGACGGATCTACCCGCAACCGGAATGTAACCTTGACAATTATTTTTAACTATATCTATGCAGGAAACAAAATCTTCATTTAAGCCTTTTGTGCCGGACGACGCACGCATGGCAGAGTTCACATTAAAATCAGTACTCACCGGTGCTGCTTTCGGTATCATTTTTGGCGCGGCCACCGTATACCTGGCCCTGAAAGCCGGTCTCACCGTATCTGCTTCCATCCCCATTGCTGTGATCGCAATCACCCTGGGAAGGAAATTTTTGAAAACCACTATTCTTGAAAATAACATCATACAGACCACCGGCTCCGCAGGTGAAAGCATCGCGGCCGGTGTGGTGTTCACCCTGCCGGGCTTCTTATTTTTAAGTGATGGCAGCGGGGAGCATTTTTTTAATTACATGACCATCCTCACCCTCGCCATCATCGGTGGCATCCTGGGAACCCTGATGATGATCCCGCTCCGTAAATCCCTGATCGTAAATGAACATAAAACCCTGCCTTATCCCGAAGGTACCGCCTGCGCCGATGTACTGAAGGCCGGTGAAAAAGGAGGCAACTTTGCCAAGACCGCTTTCTGGGGACTCGGCTTTGCCTTTGTATATGCCGTACTGCAAAAGATCGTTCACGTCATCGCTGAAACGCCTGCATTTGTTACGAAGCAGACCAATAGATTTTTCCCCTCTGCCCGCTTAAGCGGAGAGATCACCCCGGAATACCTGGGTGTGGGCTACATCATCGGCCCCCGGATCGCCGGCGTGCTGGTAGCCGGCGGGGTGCTGGCCTGGCTGGTGCTGATCCCGCTGTTATCTTCCGTGGTACAGCCCGACCTCATCGCTACCCAGCTGGTAAAACTGGGTTACCTCACCGATACGGCAACTGCCGGAGGCAAAGGTGGCTGGGACCCTGTGGCCAAAACATTTGAGGATTTTTCTTCTGCTGTTTATTACGCCTATATCCGCCAGATCGGTGCGGGTGCAGTAGCGGCCGGTGGTTTTATCACCCTCATCAAGACCATACCCACTATAATCTCCTCGTTTAAAGGCAGCCTGGGCTCCATAAAAGGCGGCGCTTCCACAGCGTCAACCGCTGTTAAAAGGACCGAGCGCGACCTGAGCATGAAAGTAGTCGCTTTAGGCAGCCTTGGCCTGGTAATACTGATCGCTTTATTACCGCAGATCCCCGGACATACCATCCTGCAGAAATTACTGATCGGCATCCTCGTGGTGATCTTCGGAGCCTTCTTCGTTACCGTGTCATCACGCATTGTGGGCCTGATCGGTTCCTCCAATAATCCCATCAGCGGTATGACCATCGCCACTTTGATGGGCACCTGTTTAATTTTTATTGCAGTGGGCTGGAGCGGCAAGGCCTATGAGCCAATGGCCCTGGTGGTAGGCGGACTGATCTGTATTGCCGCCGCCAATGCCGGTGCCACTTCGCAGGATCTGAAGACGGGCTATATCGTAGGCGCCACTCCCAAATACCAGCAGCTGGCCCTGTTCGTAGGTGTGATCGTATCTTCTATTGTTATTGGACTTACCGTGAATTTCCTGGATAAACCAACGGCGGATATGGTAGCTAAAGGTGTCACCCAGCATGCCATCGGTTCGGAGTATTACCCCGCACCGCAGGGTACGCTGATGGCTACCCTGGCAAGAGGCATCCTTTCTTTTAACCTCGACTGGCAGTTTGTGCTGGTGGGTGTATTTATCTCTATCGTACTGGAGCTTTGCGGGGTGAAATCACTGAGCTTTGCAGTAGGTGCCTACCTGCCCCTGTCTACCACCCTGCCCATCTTTATCGGAGGCCTCATCCGGGGTGCTGTTGATAAAAAGGCAGGTAAACCTGTAAATCCTGAAGAGGAAGAACTGGGACGGGGTAACCTTTTTGCCACCGGTCTGGTGGCCGGAGGTGCCGTTGCCGGTGTGGTTATTGCCATTCTTTCGGGCTTTGATGGCCCGGCGGCTGCGTTGAAAATGGTCAACGCCGAACATGGCCTGAGTACCGCGCTGGGAGAAGGCGGTTACTATGTATTGGGAACGCTGGCCTTCGCCACCATGGCTTTTGTACTTTATAAAGTAGGACTTTCCAAGAACAAGGATTAAAACAGGTGATATGATTTTAAAAAGCGCTTCTGTTTTCAAAAACCGGGGCGCTTTTTTATTGCCCTTCCCTGCTGACATACGCTTGTCACCGCCTGTTATTTTCTTTGTGGTAATTAAACAGGACAAACAATGGAAAAACTGGATCTTACAAAGGAATACCCGCATTATTACAAGGCAAAGCCGGAACCCGCACTGGTGACCATCGAAGCCGCTCAGTTCCTCTCTGTTACCGGCAAAGGCGACCCTTCGGGATCAGATTTTAAAATGCATATTGAAGCCCTGTACCCGACGGTCTATACACTCAAGTTTGCTTCCAAGGCAAACGGCCGGGATTTTGTGGTTTCAAAACTGGAAGGCCTCTGGTGGTTTGATGAAGAGCGTTTCGATGTGCGTACGGCTTCAGAAGCCGCGCAAAAAGTTCCCAGGAGTGAATGGGAATACCGCCTGCTGATCCGTCTTCCCGGATTTATAACGGCAGCGGAAGTGGCTATGGCAAGGGAGGCTGTTCTCCGGAAAAAAAATAATACACTGGTGCCCGAAGTAGAACTGTTTCAAATGGAAGAAGGGCGCTGTGTACAACTCCTGCACCAGGGTCCTTTTGCCACAGAGCCGGAATCATTGGAAAAAATAAGCCGTTTTATGGAAGCACACCAGCTCCGCAGGAACGGCGTGCATCACGAAATTTATTTATCCGATTTTAATAAAACAGCATCCGAAAAACTGAGGACCATCCTCAGGGAGCCTGTAAAGTGATCCGTTCTAGCTGCCTGCCGTTCTCATTTTATCGAAAAAATCCCTGAAGAAAAGCAGCTGGTATTTGACGGCATTCTTCCAGTAAGCCCAGTCATGCCCGCCCGGACGTTCAATATAGTCGTGCGGAATTTTTAACTGTACCATTTTTTGATGCAGGCCACGGTTTGCTTCACAGAAAAAATCATCCACGCCACAATCAAAAATGATAGCTACAGAATCGGCGGGATATTTTTCGATGGCATTTGCCACGGTGACATCCCTCCAGTCAAACCCGGTGGAATCCGGATTGCCGATCCAGATCCTGATATTCCATTTGTCTTTAAACAGTTTTATATCCACGCCCCCGCTCATGCTGCCACAGGCACCAAAAGTGGCGGCATGGCGCAACCCCAGGAACATGCCGCCGTGGCCGCCCATACTCAAACCTGTAATGGCTCTGCCAAAGCGGCTTTTTTGTGTTTTATAATGCGCATCAATATAGGCCGGGACCTCAGTACCGATATAGGTTTCGTACCGTACCGCGGGATTCATATGGCTGTCGAAATACCAGCTGTCGCGACTGCCATCCGGACATACGATCATGAGCCCGTAGCGGTCGGCATGATCTTTCAGTTCCGGCATACGGGTGATCCAGCTGGAATAATTACCATCATAACCGTGCAGCAGGTATACCACGGGAAAATTCGTCCCTTTTACATAGCCCTGTGGCAGTACCACCACACAACCGGAGTTTTTTTTCATGGCACTGCTGTGGATACTCACCGTATCTACAGTGGCGGCATTTAGGAATGCGGCACTCCCAAGGAGCAGCAGCAGCAAAAGGGGCTTTCTCATTTTGTTGATTTTGCATTGTGCCGGCTTCAATGCTGCACCGGCCCGTGCAGCTGATCTGCTACATAAAAGCATCACACTCGCGGTAGGCGGCGATCAGGCGGTCTTCCCCGGCCTTTCCCGGCTGGGAAATACCATGCTCCATGCCCAGTACGCCTTTATAACCTTTTTCGTGCAGCCATTTGAATACGTTCTTATAGTTGATCTCCCCGGTCGTCGGCTCTTTTCTTCCGGGGTTGTCCCCGATCTGGATATAGGCGATCTCACTCCAGGTGAGCTCCATATTTTTTATGATATTGCCTTCATTCTTCTGCATATGATAAATATCATACAGAATCTTGCAGGATGGGCTGTCTACGCCCCTGCATATTTCGTAGGTCTGGGCAGAGGTGCGCAGGAACAGGTCCGGCGTATCACTCAATGGCTCCAGCACCATCACAATGCCGTGGGGTTCAAAGATCTCCGAGCCTCTCCGCAATGCATCAATGACATGTGCGGTCTGTACTTCAACCGGCAGATCACGCTGAAAATCGCCCGGTACCACGGTCACCCATTTGGCATTGCAGCGCTTGGCTACTTCTACTGATTGTCGGCAGCCGTCAAGAAAAATATCAAGGTGTTCTTTTTTATTTGCAGCTAGGGTATTCGCTCCGTTACCGCCCTTTGGCACTACGAAAACGCCCATCCGCATATTTAATTTTGCCAGCGTTTCACCGATCTTAGATTGCATTTCCGGTGTTCTCCCGGTCATCCCATTGTCTTCTATCGACCGGAATCCCTTGTCATACATATACTTGATCTGGTCGATAAAGTCTTTACCGGCGCTGTTGGCAAACATCCCGTCATGCGGGGCATAGTCCATATTAAAGAGCTTACCGGCCTTTGCGCTTTTTGCGGGCTGCGCCCATAAGCCGGTTCCAAGCCCCAGCGCGCTCGCTGTCAGGACATTGTTCTTTACGAAATTTCTTCGGTTCATTGTGGCAAATTTTTTCGAACTAAAAATAGGAAACTTTGATATTTATAAAAAAGATTTGGTAATTATTTTCAAATTATGATATTTTGAGCCTTATTAATTGTCAAACTGGAAATTTACTTAACTTCGGAACGATGAAAAAATTGATTGCTGCAGCATTGCTTTGCGCTGGTGCAGGTGCCCTATATGCACAGGAAAAAAAAGACCCTGGTTTTCAAAAATATGAGCAAACCATTCCC includes:
- a CDS encoding GyrI-like domain-containing protein; amino-acid sequence: MEKLDLTKEYPHYYKAKPEPALVTIEAAQFLSVTGKGDPSGSDFKMHIEALYPTVYTLKFASKANGRDFVVSKLEGLWWFDEERFDVRTASEAAQKVPRSEWEYRLLIRLPGFITAAEVAMAREAVLRKKNNTLVPEVELFQMEEGRCVQLLHQGPFATEPESLEKISRFMEAHQLRRNGVHHEIYLSDFNKTASEKLRTILREPVK
- a CDS encoding hydroxypyruvate isomerase family protein; this translates as MNRRNFVKNNVLTASALGLGTGLWAQPAKSAKAGKLFNMDYAPHDGMFANSAGKDFIDQIKYMYDKGFRSIEDNGMTGRTPEMQSKIGETLAKLNMRMGVFVVPKGGNGANTLAANKKEHLDIFLDGCRQSVEVAKRCNAKWVTVVPGDFQRDLPVEVQTAHVIDALRRGSEIFEPHGIVMVLEPLSDTPDLFLRTSAQTYEICRGVDSPSCKILYDIYHMQKNEGNIIKNMELTWSEIAYIQIGDNPGRKEPTTGEINYKNVFKWLHEKGYKGVLGMEHGISQPGKAGEDRLIAAYRECDAFM
- a CDS encoding peptide MFS transporter, with product MWKRHPRALPFLFFSEMWERFGFYLLLGIFTFYLKDSAGGFGMDEKESASLYGTFIALIYFTPFLGGMLADRKIGYCNSIIVGGLLMSVGYCLMSIRSLPMLYLSMSLIIIGNGFFKPNISTLLGNVYSTPQYQDKKDEGYNIFYMGINLGAFICNFFGAALYTTIGWGAAFIAAGVGMFLGVIIFVAGLRHYKTFDTRKPLKEGDMSIARIFSIVVLPAVAFGIIGYLIKGADGALFDSSSTDAFIFACFPVAVFFIALLLRSPKEERRPMAALLSIFAVVILFWAIFKQNGSALNTWASRYTERHVEGTQGTILSSLKLTETITYRKDSVALLDNQFRKIKENGREVKGMNYPSYFKNMDLQETPLKDGDTVQAWAPSLSQSINPFWVIVLTPLLVALFTALRRKGKEPATPTKIALGLLISALSVLVMVLAVKAGNNGAEKVSIWWLVASYGVITIGELFLSPMGLSLVSKLSPVRITSLMMGGWFLAISIGNKLSGILSSKWDEYTNKESYFWLNFVLLFGAALFLFAILKWLNKVMREKGVA
- a CDS encoding peptide MFS transporter translates to MENIDKKSRHPRALYVLFFTELWERFGFYLMVGIFLLYLKDSTANGGVGFTPQKAADLVGTYIAMVYLTPFIGGLIADRYLGYRKAIILGGILLAAGYFCLAIPGDKALFVSLPLLMIGNGFFKPNISTLLGNIYNREDLKPKKDVAYNIFYMGVNVGAFICNFVAAYMRNYYGWGFAFAAAGVGMVISVIWFIAGLKHVKDGDIKKTVEKDDIPMSSILLQVFLPAILTGILGWFIKTMTGHTIFGSQSNDAFMFACLPIIIFFATLYIKANKNDKRSLGALFTFFIGAFVFWVIYNQNSTGLTIWADQYTSREMPAYLENAARPFGMLETVSTTPHEVASVDSLLRTQSDAKGNALTTTGPDLYFNNLPKDQWPPSGKMNLLSTEIFQSINPFFIVVFTPLIIGLLGWLARRKRAPNTPVKAGLGTWIAGLSALLMVFAAMSTNIYHDKTSAWWVVGTYAIFTIGELFVSPVGLSMVSKLAPARVTSLMMGCWFIIISMSGKVAGLMATFWDSFENKSNYFLILVVGALVAGIIIFILSKRIAQVIKDKTGSI
- a CDS encoding OPT family oligopeptide transporter, with amino-acid sequence MQETKSSFKPFVPDDARMAEFTLKSVLTGAAFGIIFGAATVYLALKAGLTVSASIPIAVIAITLGRKFLKTTILENNIIQTTGSAGESIAAGVVFTLPGFLFLSDGSGEHFFNYMTILTLAIIGGILGTLMMIPLRKSLIVNEHKTLPYPEGTACADVLKAGEKGGNFAKTAFWGLGFAFVYAVLQKIVHVIAETPAFVTKQTNRFFPSARLSGEITPEYLGVGYIIGPRIAGVLVAGGVLAWLVLIPLLSSVVQPDLIATQLVKLGYLTDTATAGGKGGWDPVAKTFEDFSSAVYYAYIRQIGAGAVAAGGFITLIKTIPTIISSFKGSLGSIKGGASTASTAVKRTERDLSMKVVALGSLGLVILIALLPQIPGHTILQKLLIGILVVIFGAFFVTVSSRIVGLIGSSNNPISGMTIATLMGTCLIFIAVGWSGKAYEPMALVVGGLICIAAANAGATSQDLKTGYIVGATPKYQQLALFVGVIVSSIVIGLTVNFLDKPTADMVAKGVTQHAIGSEYYPAPQGTLMATLARGILSFNLDWQFVLVGVFISIVLELCGVKSLSFAVGAYLPLSTTLPIFIGGLIRGAVDKKAGKPVNPEEEELGRGNLFATGLVAGGAVAGVVIAILSGFDGPAAALKMVNAEHGLSTALGEGGYYVLGTLAFATMAFVLYKVGLSKNKD
- a CDS encoding alpha/beta hydrolase; the protein is MRKPLLLLLLLGSAAFLNAATVDTVSIHSSAMKKNSGCVVVLPQGYVKGTNFPVVYLLHGYDGNYSSWITRMPELKDHADRYGLMIVCPDGSRDSWYFDSHMNPAVRYETYIGTEVPAYIDAHYKTQKSRFGRAITGLSMGGHGGMFLGLRHAATFGACGSMSGGVDIKLFKDKWNIRIWIGNPDSTGFDWRDVTVANAIEKYPADSVAIIFDCGVDDFFCEANRGLHQKMVQLKIPHDYIERPGGHDWAYWKNAVKYQLLFFRDFFDKMRTAGS